A single Streptomyces sannanensis DNA region contains:
- a CDS encoding MmcQ/YjbR family DNA-binding protein, with product MTPQELRAFCLDFNAAVEEFPFTPEHSVFKVCGKMFALSALEERPLTVSLKCDPDEAVRLRTSHPAIVPGYHLNKRHWNTVSVDGLPPTMVRELIEDSYDLVVAGLPRADRLRLDRA from the coding sequence ATGACCCCCCAGGAGCTGAGGGCGTTCTGCCTCGACTTCAACGCCGCCGTGGAGGAGTTCCCCTTCACACCGGAACACTCCGTCTTCAAGGTGTGCGGGAAGATGTTCGCCCTCAGCGCCCTGGAGGAGCGCCCCCTCACGGTCTCCCTGAAGTGCGACCCGGACGAGGCCGTCCGGCTGCGCACGTCCCACCCGGCGATCGTTCCGGGCTACCACCTCAACAAACGCCACTGGAACACCGTGTCGGTCGACGGGCTTCCGCCCACGATGGTCCGCGAACTCATCGAGGACTCCTACGACCTGGTGGTCGCCGGCCTCCCCAGGGCCGACCGGCTGCGCCTGGACCGCGCGTAA
- a CDS encoding hemolysin family protein, whose product MTTQLIVGAVLLVVVAWLAACAEAGIARTSSFRAEEAVRSGRRGADKLAQVAADPTRYLNVALLVRIACEMGAGVLVTYACLREFDKTWQALLVAFAVMVLVSFVAVGVSPRTIGRQHPLNTATAAAYVLLPLARIMGPIPQLLILVGNAFTPGKGFRKGPFASEAELRAMVDLAERESLIEAEERRMVHSVFELGDTLVREVMVPRTDLVCIERYKTIRQALTLALRSGFSRIPVTGENEDDIVGIVYLKDLVRRTHINREAEADLVSTVMRPASFVPDTKNAGDLLREMQQERSHVAVVIDEYGGTAGIVTIEDILEEIVGEITDEYDRELPPVEELGDSRYRVTARLDIGDLGELFGLGAFDDEDVETVGGLLAKSLGRVPIAGASALVGLPDGRTLRLTAESPAGRRNRIVTVLVEPEEPEGTQPE is encoded by the coding sequence GAGGCGGTGCGCTCCGGGCGGCGCGGTGCCGACAAGCTCGCGCAGGTCGCCGCCGACCCCACCCGCTATCTCAACGTCGCCCTGCTGGTGCGGATCGCCTGTGAGATGGGGGCCGGGGTGCTGGTCACCTATGCCTGTCTCCGGGAGTTCGACAAGACCTGGCAGGCGCTGCTCGTCGCCTTCGCGGTGATGGTGCTGGTCTCGTTTGTCGCGGTGGGCGTCTCGCCGCGCACCATCGGCCGCCAGCACCCGCTGAACACGGCCACCGCCGCCGCGTACGTCCTGCTGCCGCTCGCCAGGATCATGGGCCCGATCCCGCAGCTGCTGATCCTCGTCGGCAACGCCTTCACCCCGGGCAAGGGCTTCCGCAAGGGCCCCTTCGCCTCCGAGGCCGAACTGCGGGCCATGGTCGACCTCGCCGAACGGGAGTCGCTGATCGAGGCCGAGGAGCGTCGGATGGTGCACTCCGTCTTCGAGCTCGGCGACACCCTCGTACGCGAGGTCATGGTGCCCCGCACCGATCTCGTCTGCATAGAGCGCTACAAGACCATCCGCCAGGCGCTGACCCTCGCCCTGCGCTCCGGCTTCTCCCGGATCCCGGTGACCGGGGAGAACGAGGACGACATCGTCGGCATCGTCTACCTCAAGGACCTCGTCCGGCGCACGCACATCAACCGCGAGGCCGAGGCCGATCTGGTCTCCACGGTCATGCGGCCGGCGTCCTTCGTCCCGGACACCAAGAACGCGGGCGACCTGCTGCGCGAGATGCAGCAGGAACGCAGTCATGTCGCCGTCGTCATCGACGAATACGGCGGCACGGCGGGAATCGTCACGATCGAGGACATCCTGGAGGAGATCGTCGGTGAGATCACCGACGAGTACGACCGGGAGCTGCCGCCGGTGGAGGAGCTCGGCGACAGCCGCTACCGGGTCACCGCCCGGCTCGACATCGGCGACCTCGGCGAGCTGTTCGGCCTCGGCGCCTTCGACGACGAGGACGTCGAAACGGTCGGCGGACTGCTGGCCAAGTCGCTGGGCCGGGTCCCCATCGCCGGGGCGAGCGCGCTGGTCGGCCTGCCGGACGGGCGAACGCTCCGGCTGACCGCCGAGTCCCCGGCCGGCCGCCGCAACAGGATCGTCACGGTGCTCGTCGAACCGGAAGAACCGGAAGGGACCCAACCGGAATGA